A genomic region of Gossypium hirsutum isolate 1008001.06 chromosome D01, Gossypium_hirsutum_v2.1, whole genome shotgun sequence contains the following coding sequences:
- the LOC121213884 gene encoding proline-rich receptor-like protein kinase PERK15 isoform X2, producing the protein MSYASYSVKRLLPITALLGVDKREIILEILPVHHLQGFRLNLTSQLYLNKISASLRYADQEPGSEEAESPVCRTISNVASDDIGGLQEDNSIPNHNGKAVLLNSISIIRRELPEPCLGWPLLRRKSPANQEFKKHADRDTSVVEWVLGLPNRGTTVVDLIALHSNQTSINAKRNINDSYIENHKAECNAEDSVSSNMKDLEPKSKPGWPLLRITASTTSDSCSEFEDTKMPSPMVERVMNTAIQSKEEDNHVGIEKSLPALRKMPNDLELRCKQFRLRELKQATSGFSPENLIGEGGCSNVYKGFLPSGKPVAVKILKSYKEAWSDFSLEVDIVSSLRHKHITPLIGVCVENDHLISVYDLFPLGSLEEILHGQNKKSVLPWEVRFKMATAVAEALKYLHNECYPHVIHRDVKSSNILLSDDFQPQLSDFGLAIWGPMDATNMIDSNVVGTFGYIAPEYFMEGRVSDKIDVYSFGIVLLELLSGRRPISSKAMEKQESLVQWAKALLERRDLPALVDPALDGDFDVAQLHRMVLAATLCLNQSDIHRPKASQILQILRGEQEPTEGYNLHATYMNVPNNQEDDGLRKLYAYLSVPFSDDDDSTSKCSYSIRCKTGKKRRLMLKEYLRKGQC; encoded by the exons ATGTCATATGCCAGCTATAGTGTAAAGCGATTGCTGCCAATTACTGCTCTTCTGGGAGTTGACAAGCGAGAGATCATCTTGGAAATACTTCCAGTTCACCATTTACAAG GTTTCAGGTTAAATTTGACATCTCAATTGTATCTCAATAAGATCAGTGCTAGCTTGAGATATGCAGATCAGGAACCAGGGTCTGAAGAAGCTGAATCTCCTGTATGTCGGACCATCTCCAATGTAGCAAGTGATGATATTGGAGGCCTGCAAGAAGACAATTCTATTCCCAATCATAATGGCAAGGCTGTTCTCTTGAATTCCATATCTATAATCCGAAGAGAACTGCCGGAACCATGTCTTGGGTGGCCTTTACTTCGAAGAAAATCTCCTGCAAACCAAGAGTTCAAGAAACATGCAGATAGGGATACGTCTGTTGTGGAATGGGTATTGGGCCTGCCTAATCGAGGTACCACTGTTGTCGACCTGATTGCTTTGCATTCGAATCAGACCAGCATCAATGCCAAAAGAAATATTAATGATTCTTATATTGAGAATCACAAGGCTGAATGCAATGCAGAAGATTCAGTTTCTTCGAACATGAAAGATTTGGAACCAAAATCAAAGCCTGGTTGGCCTCTTCTCCGCATTACAGCTTCCACTACTTCAGATTCTTGTTCAGAATTTGAAGATACAAAAATGCCATCGCCAATGGTTGAGAGGGTGATGAACACAGCTATTCAATCAAAGGAAGAGGACAATCATGTAGGAATAGAAAAATCTTTACCAGCATTAAGAAAGATGCCGAATGACTTGGAGCTTCGTTGCAAGCAGTTCAGGCTCAGAGAGCTTAAGCAAGCAACTTCTGGATTCTCACCAG AAAACTTGATTGGAGAGGGAGGATGCAGCAATGTATACAAAGGGTTTCTTCCAAGTGGCAAGCCAGTGGCtgttaaaattctaaaatcataCAAAGAAGCTTGGAGTGACTTCTCCTTGGAAGTTGATATTGTTTCTTCGTTGAGACATAAGCATATCACGCCACTAATTGGAGTTTGTGTTGAAAATGACCATCTCATCTCAGTCTATGACTTGTTTCCATTAGGGAGTTTAGAGGAGATTCTCCATG GTCAAAACAAGAAATCTGTGTTGCCGTGGGAGGTCAGGTTTAAAATGGCCACAGCAGTTGCTGAGGCTCTAAAATACCTGCATAATGAATGCTATCCACATGTTATTCACAGAGATGTAAAATCCTCCAATATTCTTCTCTCTGATGATTTTCAGCCACAG TTATCTGATTTTGGGCTAGCCATCTGGGGACCAATGGATGCAACCAACATGATTGACAGCAATGTGGTAGGAACCTTCGGATATATAGCTCCTGAATATTTCATGGAAGGAAGGGTCAGTGATAAGATCGACGTATACTCCTTCGGCATCGTGCTTTTAGAATTGCTATCAGGAAGAAGACCCATAAGTTCAAAAGCTATGGAAAAACAAGAAAGCTTGGTCCAGTGG GCTAAGGCATTATTAGAAAGAAGGGATCTCCCAGCATTAGTGGATCCAGCATTAGATGGAGATTTCGATGTTGCACAACTGCATAGAATGGTTCTCGCTGCAACCCTCTGCCTCAATCAGTCAGATATACACCGTCCAAAAGCGAGCCAG ATACTACAAATATTGCGAGGAGAGCAGGAGCCAACAGAGGGCTATAATTTACATGCCACATATATGAATGTGCCAAATAACCAGGAAGATGATGGCCTTCGCAAACTATATGCCTATCTTTCAGTTCCATTTAGTGATGATGATGATTCAACATCCAAATGCAGTTATAGCATAAGATGTAAAACTGGAAAGAAGCGTCGTTTAATGCTGAAGGAATACCTTAGAAAAGGCCAATGCTAA
- the LOC121213885 gene encoding uncharacterized protein isoform X2 has protein sequence MSRCFPYQRPAGYLRQGLVESIKLQGEKVLPKTEQKLHKKREKEKKKERKEKDKTQGAIKKLKKLDDVLDAYKDDQLERSDLTEEHEPPVCYISDGSQNSHKRKRETASYNECRVDGNIIKIRFSLKKPRASDASISSEEPACSSSGRTDSIQEPSCTVASVPEQKLRHDDRRKEQGSSSSGTLLEAALQYKTLIEDWMPPLLEAELNDGGDEDWLLTKKQLGKPAAKRPDDNDHTCVASASLHPCAHFLPAAEIYALPYTVPF, from the exons ATGTCGCGGTGTTTTCCTTATCAACGTCCGGCGGGGTATTTAAGACAGGGATTGGTCGAATCGATTAAG CTCCAGGGAGAAAAGGTTTTGCCAAAAACAGAACAGAAATTACATAAGAAGAgggagaaggagaaaaagaaggaaaggaaAGAGAAGGATAAAACTCAAGGTGCCATCAAGAAACTTAAGAAGCTTGATGATGTTCTAGATGCATATAAAGATGACCAATTGGAGAGAAGTGATCTTACTGAAGAACATGAGCCGCCAGTTTGCTATATATCTGATGGCAGCCAAAACAGTCACAAGAGGAAAAGGGAAACTGCTTCCTATAATGAATGCAGGGTTGATG GAAACATTATAAAGATTAGATTTTCCTTGAAAAAGCCCCGGGCATCTGATGCATCAATCAGCAGCGAAGAACCAGCCTGCTCTAGTTCTGGTAGGACAGATTCAATTCAAGAGCCAAGTTGTACCGTCGCTTCTGTGCCTGAACAGAAACTGCGGCATGATGATAGAAGGAAGGAGCAAGGCTCCTCTTCTTCTGGAACATTGCTGGAGGCTGCACTGCAGTATAAAACCTTGATTGAGGATTGGATGCCACCTCTTCTCGAAGCTGAGCTGAATGATGGTGGTGATGAAGACTGGCTTCTAACTAAAAAGCAGCTAGGGAAACCCGCGGCCAAAAGACCTGATGACAATGATCATACATGTGTTGCGAGTGCAAGTTTGCACCCGTGTGCACATTTTCTTCCGGCAGCTGAGATTTATGCACTGCCTTATACAGTTCCATTTTGA
- the LOC121213885 gene encoding uncharacterized protein isoform X1, with protein MKSLVIRVCLEEWELGVCIHSLIDLDRTLNQCEITPSPPNFNFLEAIVIFWSSIPACLNFILCCAIKLQGEKVLPKTEQKLHKKREKEKKKERKEKDKTQGAIKKLKKLDDVLDAYKDDQLERSDLTEEHEPPVCYISDGSQNSHKRKRETASYNECRVDGNIIKIRFSLKKPRASDASISSEEPACSSSGRTDSIQEPSCTVASVPEQKLRHDDRRKEQGSSSSGTLLEAALQYKTLIEDWMPPLLEAELNDGGDEDWLLTKKQLGKPAAKRPDDNDHTCVASASLHPCAHFLPAAEIYALPYTVPF; from the exons ATGAAAAGCTTGGTAATTCGTGTCTGTTTAGAGGAGTGGGAACTGGGTGTTTGTATTCATAGTCTGATTGATCTTGATAGAACCCTAAACCAATGTGAAATTACCCCCTCCCCGCCAAACTTTAATTTTTTGGAAGCAATCGTGATCTTTTGGTCTTCCATTCCCGCCTGTCTAAATTTCATATTGTGTTGTGCAATAAAGCTCCAGGGAGAAAAGGTTTTGCCAAAAACAGAACAGAAATTACATAAGAAGAgggagaaggagaaaaagaaggaaaggaaAGAGAAGGATAAAACTCAAGGTGCCATCAAGAAACTTAAGAAGCTTGATGATGTTCTAGATGCATATAAAGATGACCAATTGGAGAGAAGTGATCTTACTGAAGAACATGAGCCGCCAGTTTGCTATATATCTGATGGCAGCCAAAACAGTCACAAGAGGAAAAGGGAAACTGCTTCCTATAATGAATGCAGGGTTGATG GAAACATTATAAAGATTAGATTTTCCTTGAAAAAGCCCCGGGCATCTGATGCATCAATCAGCAGCGAAGAACCAGCCTGCTCTAGTTCTGGTAGGACAGATTCAATTCAAGAGCCAAGTTGTACCGTCGCTTCTGTGCCTGAACAGAAACTGCGGCATGATGATAGAAGGAAGGAGCAAGGCTCCTCTTCTTCTGGAACATTGCTGGAGGCTGCACTGCAGTATAAAACCTTGATTGAGGATTGGATGCCACCTCTTCTCGAAGCTGAGCTGAATGATGGTGGTGATGAAGACTGGCTTCTAACTAAAAAGCAGCTAGGGAAACCCGCGGCCAAAAGACCTGATGACAATGATCATACATGTGTTGCGAGTGCAAGTTTGCACCCGTGTGCACATTTTCTTCCGGCAGCTGAGATTTATGCACTGCCTTATACAGTTCCATTTTGA
- the LOC121213884 gene encoding proline-rich receptor-like protein kinase PERK15 isoform X1, producing MSYASYSVKRLLPITALLGVDKREIILEILPVHHLQVFIGFRLNLTSQLYLNKISASLRYADQEPGSEEAESPVCRTISNVASDDIGGLQEDNSIPNHNGKAVLLNSISIIRRELPEPCLGWPLLRRKSPANQEFKKHADRDTSVVEWVLGLPNRGTTVVDLIALHSNQTSINAKRNINDSYIENHKAECNAEDSVSSNMKDLEPKSKPGWPLLRITASTTSDSCSEFEDTKMPSPMVERVMNTAIQSKEEDNHVGIEKSLPALRKMPNDLELRCKQFRLRELKQATSGFSPENLIGEGGCSNVYKGFLPSGKPVAVKILKSYKEAWSDFSLEVDIVSSLRHKHITPLIGVCVENDHLISVYDLFPLGSLEEILHGQNKKSVLPWEVRFKMATAVAEALKYLHNECYPHVIHRDVKSSNILLSDDFQPQLSDFGLAIWGPMDATNMIDSNVVGTFGYIAPEYFMEGRVSDKIDVYSFGIVLLELLSGRRPISSKAMEKQESLVQWAKALLERRDLPALVDPALDGDFDVAQLHRMVLAATLCLNQSDIHRPKASQILQILRGEQEPTEGYNLHATYMNVPNNQEDDGLRKLYAYLSVPFSDDDDSTSKCSYSIRCKTGKKRRLMLKEYLRKGQC from the exons ATGTCATATGCCAGCTATAGTGTAAAGCGATTGCTGCCAATTACTGCTCTTCTGGGAGTTGACAAGCGAGAGATCATCTTGGAAATACTTCCAGTTCACCATTTACAAG TTTTTATAGGTTTCAGGTTAAATTTGACATCTCAATTGTATCTCAATAAGATCAGTGCTAGCTTGAGATATGCAGATCAGGAACCAGGGTCTGAAGAAGCTGAATCTCCTGTATGTCGGACCATCTCCAATGTAGCAAGTGATGATATTGGAGGCCTGCAAGAAGACAATTCTATTCCCAATCATAATGGCAAGGCTGTTCTCTTGAATTCCATATCTATAATCCGAAGAGAACTGCCGGAACCATGTCTTGGGTGGCCTTTACTTCGAAGAAAATCTCCTGCAAACCAAGAGTTCAAGAAACATGCAGATAGGGATACGTCTGTTGTGGAATGGGTATTGGGCCTGCCTAATCGAGGTACCACTGTTGTCGACCTGATTGCTTTGCATTCGAATCAGACCAGCATCAATGCCAAAAGAAATATTAATGATTCTTATATTGAGAATCACAAGGCTGAATGCAATGCAGAAGATTCAGTTTCTTCGAACATGAAAGATTTGGAACCAAAATCAAAGCCTGGTTGGCCTCTTCTCCGCATTACAGCTTCCACTACTTCAGATTCTTGTTCAGAATTTGAAGATACAAAAATGCCATCGCCAATGGTTGAGAGGGTGATGAACACAGCTATTCAATCAAAGGAAGAGGACAATCATGTAGGAATAGAAAAATCTTTACCAGCATTAAGAAAGATGCCGAATGACTTGGAGCTTCGTTGCAAGCAGTTCAGGCTCAGAGAGCTTAAGCAAGCAACTTCTGGATTCTCACCAG AAAACTTGATTGGAGAGGGAGGATGCAGCAATGTATACAAAGGGTTTCTTCCAAGTGGCAAGCCAGTGGCtgttaaaattctaaaatcataCAAAGAAGCTTGGAGTGACTTCTCCTTGGAAGTTGATATTGTTTCTTCGTTGAGACATAAGCATATCACGCCACTAATTGGAGTTTGTGTTGAAAATGACCATCTCATCTCAGTCTATGACTTGTTTCCATTAGGGAGTTTAGAGGAGATTCTCCATG GTCAAAACAAGAAATCTGTGTTGCCGTGGGAGGTCAGGTTTAAAATGGCCACAGCAGTTGCTGAGGCTCTAAAATACCTGCATAATGAATGCTATCCACATGTTATTCACAGAGATGTAAAATCCTCCAATATTCTTCTCTCTGATGATTTTCAGCCACAG TTATCTGATTTTGGGCTAGCCATCTGGGGACCAATGGATGCAACCAACATGATTGACAGCAATGTGGTAGGAACCTTCGGATATATAGCTCCTGAATATTTCATGGAAGGAAGGGTCAGTGATAAGATCGACGTATACTCCTTCGGCATCGTGCTTTTAGAATTGCTATCAGGAAGAAGACCCATAAGTTCAAAAGCTATGGAAAAACAAGAAAGCTTGGTCCAGTGG GCTAAGGCATTATTAGAAAGAAGGGATCTCCCAGCATTAGTGGATCCAGCATTAGATGGAGATTTCGATGTTGCACAACTGCATAGAATGGTTCTCGCTGCAACCCTCTGCCTCAATCAGTCAGATATACACCGTCCAAAAGCGAGCCAG ATACTACAAATATTGCGAGGAGAGCAGGAGCCAACAGAGGGCTATAATTTACATGCCACATATATGAATGTGCCAAATAACCAGGAAGATGATGGCCTTCGCAAACTATATGCCTATCTTTCAGTTCCATTTAGTGATGATGATGATTCAACATCCAAATGCAGTTATAGCATAAGATGTAAAACTGGAAAGAAGCGTCGTTTAATGCTGAAGGAATACCTTAGAAAAGGCCAATGCTAA